ATATATTCATGAAACTGCAACAGACCCAATTGGACGGTTTTGTGCTATTGGAGCAATATTCACTGGGATACAACAACAGAATTAACTATGTTCTAGgatgaagttcagaaattttttaaaaaatgcggAACAATGTTCATCAAGAATAATAGAAATACCTGTGGGCATCCTTCCGAGTGGTTCCACTTCTCTACAAGGCTAATTATCCTGCAATTAATTGAGACCTAAATTCTTAACTCTGGCATTTCAGGAGCGACAGAATCCAAAAGCAATACCCTGCTAAAAACATACCTGTGTGATGTATCATTCATATAAAAGATGGGAGGGCTCGTATCTAAACATACAGCATGAAACTGATTGCTATCAGCACAAGTTAACTTGGCAAACGATTCAAAGTCATGATTCTTGATAGCCTCTTCCATTTTCAACACCCGACTTGGCACTACAGTCTGAAGCATAGGAACAACCAGCGCAATGCACAGTAAGAAGAGGGAAAATTATTTTTGAGAAATTTAAGCTCCTATCAGTAAACTGTTTGAACAAATTCAAGTTCATAATGAGAACACAATCACCTGGGCCCTGTACTGCAAGAGGGGACTTGTTTCAACACTATCCCGCATCCCGCTGGTGCTACTTGTTTCCTTCTGCTTTGAACTGACCTAATTCACAAATGTGTATCAACTATTTATGATACCAGGTAGAGCAAAATTAAAGGGAAAGTTACAGGTAAGGAACATGAAAAAGAGATACTACACAATTCATGATTGCTATCACTGAAGTCACATGACAATGAGAAGAATATGTAGTAGGTCATGTGGAATATAGATCAGATAGACACATACCACTGCAATAATAATTACAAGATCCTTCCAATGTGCTTCATCAGCAAGCTGCACCGCAATACTGTCACTCCCATCATCTTTCTGCATAAAGTAAGGCCTCGCTTAGACTTTCTGAACAGGAAAAGCATGCATTTAGCTTACACTGTTTCTCTGTCACAGCCATATTGTTACTCACTTTTCCCATACACCATTTCACAAATCCACCATAGATACTGCGGCATGCACTCCCAGATCCCTGCCTGCTTGAAGTTTGACATATATAAGCTGGGGCTTACAAGACAATTTACTCACATACTGAATACTGATTGGCAAACTCCTTGCACTGTCTCTAGGGAAAAGGCACATGAAAAAGAAAGCACGAAAATGATGGAACTATTGTATAATTAACATGAACAGACCTTGCTATTGAAGAAAGCTCTCCATAGTCTTCTTTCACATTCATTAGCTTTCCAAGGGTGAAAACTGTTGCAGTATTTCAATAATAAACTATTATGCTTTGATAAATGGTTTATAAAAGCAACAACATGAAGAAATATCTATAAACGACTAAGAAATAGTAGTTCGATTAGAAACATAATAGCGGTATTAGTAAAATCACCAGAGTACTTCCAAAATATTACAAATTTACATTTTTCACTAGTGTAATTGGCTAAAAGCAACCATTCAGTGCACTAGAAACAACGAGAAGTGAACGCCGACTGATTTTTGAGAACCTATAACATAAGAGCATCATGATGTCTGAAGAGACTGTACCGAGACAAGCAAAGCCAGCAGCTGAGGAGGCCAAACCAGCAGCGGTGGGGAAGTTGTTATACGAAGCTATGTGGACATGCAACTTCTCCCAGTCCTCTTTCTTTATCTTGAtccccttcttttcatcctcaAAATCACGAGCACGCCTCCTGATCTCTCTCAGGCAGCTCTGAAACCTTCCTCCTGACAACGAGATTTCCTGCTCCAATTCAAACCAAAATCATATGAAAACCATACCACACAGAAGGATGATAAACTTTTCAGTGTTATGTTCCATCCAATTGAAGTCCCACACTCCGCCCTAGGATTCTATGTTTGTCACTTACTCATTGTCCAAAGTAGCAACCCTGAAACTACAGAAAATACAaaataggcatacaatattttAGCAAACGACAAAAGAAAAAATTGGAGCTCTGCACACTTCGATCCAGATCCAGATCGAGGCAACAGCAGCCACTTCGATGAACACAAGCACCAAATGCCAACAGTAGCCAGTGTAGCACACTTGAAGTGAGTAAGGAGGGGAATCCCATTCCCGGCACCGCACCTTGCCGTTGAGCCACATGCTGTCGGAGGCGAAGGACGGGCTGACGgcgacggtggtggtggcggagaGGTGGTCGGGGTCGAGGGTGACGCTGACGCTGTCGTTGACGGGGAGGATGAGCGCCTCGTCGCGCTTCCCCCAGTACTTGATCACCGCGATGTTGGTCGGCGCCCGCCCCGTCGCCAACAGCGCCCACTGCCCCTC
The nucleotide sequence above comes from Panicum virgatum strain AP13 chromosome 3K, P.virgatum_v5, whole genome shotgun sequence. Encoded proteins:
- the LOC120700118 gene encoding diphosphomevalonate decarboxylase MVD2, peroxisomal-like → MASEAEGQWALLATGRAPTNIAVIKYWGKRDEALILPVNDSVSVTLDPDHLSATTTVAVSPSFASDSMWLNGKEISLSGGRFQSCLREIRRRARDFEDEKKGIKIKKEDWEKLHVHIASYNNFPTAAGLASSAAGFACLVFTLGKLMNVKEDYGELSSIARQGSGSACRSIYGGFVKWCMGKKDDGSDSIAVQLADEAHWKDLVIIIAVVSSKQKETSSTSGMRDSVETSPLLQYRAQTVVPSRVLKMEEAIKNHDFESFAKLTCADSNQFHAVCLDTSPPIFYMNDTSHRIISLVEKWNHSEGCPQVAYTFDAGPNAVLIARDRKTAALLLQKLLYYFPPHGKDLSSYLVGDKSILSDAGLHSIEDVEALPAPPEMKIHDQKFKGDVSYFICSRLGAGPKVVTDESQALLNSITGLPKGA